A window of the Lactobacillus amylovorus DSM 20531 genome harbors these coding sequences:
- the uvrC gene encoding excinuclease ABC subunit UvrC, giving the protein MATQLIENKLKLLPEKPGCYLMKDINGTVIYVGKSKNLKNRVRSYFKSKQVGRRAELVREIRDYDIITVSTDKEAFLLEITLIKKYQPYYNVQLKQGTGYPYIEITREHDPQTRLTSIVHKDGGYYFGPYPNVYAAQATLKFIQKVYPLRRCHGYQGRPCLYYHMGQCLGACFKKVPQKEYDEQIKKIKSFLNGDIAEVKQDLTVKMEKASEQLEFERAAEIRDQLKYIEETVEKQKIISNDNTQRDIFNYYVDKSWISIQIFFLRQAKLLRRETRMFPLTDTTDPEDAFTSFIVQFYWQRNRVLPKEVLVPTGLDNDTLAEVLKVPVRTPQRGQKKALLDMAKDNAKLKLDDKFRLLELGNRKTKGAQKEIFDALGLPYGHIIESFDHSHIQGADPVSALVVFKDGEPDKTSYRKYKLKGEVEHQNGGDEVRNTREVVRRRYGRLLRENKKMPDLILMDGGQIQVDACEDVLRNELNINIPVAGMVKDDKHRTNHLLFGDPINGIPLKLIPLNPKSEGFYLMTRIQDEVHRFAITFHRRRHAKNALSSRLDSIKGIGPKSRNKLLRNFGSLKKIKEASVDELRAAGLTLTQAQTIKLTL; this is encoded by the coding sequence ATGGCAACACAATTAATTGAGAATAAGTTGAAGCTATTACCAGAAAAACCGGGCTGCTACTTAATGAAAGATATCAATGGCACGGTTATTTATGTTGGTAAATCCAAAAATTTAAAAAATAGAGTGCGTTCATACTTTAAGAGTAAGCAAGTAGGACGGCGTGCTGAATTAGTGCGTGAAATTCGAGACTATGACATTATTACGGTTTCTACTGATAAGGAAGCTTTTTTACTAGAAATTACTTTAATTAAAAAATATCAGCCATATTACAACGTGCAGTTAAAGCAGGGGACAGGCTATCCTTACATTGAAATTACGCGCGAACATGATCCGCAAACGCGCCTGACCAGTATCGTGCATAAGGATGGTGGTTATTACTTTGGCCCATATCCTAACGTTTATGCGGCCCAGGCTACGTTAAAGTTTATCCAAAAAGTTTATCCATTAAGACGCTGCCATGGCTACCAAGGCCGCCCATGTCTTTACTATCATATGGGGCAGTGTTTAGGGGCCTGCTTTAAAAAGGTGCCGCAAAAAGAATATGACGAGCAAATTAAGAAGATTAAGAGCTTCTTGAATGGTGATATTGCAGAAGTAAAGCAAGACTTGACCGTCAAGATGGAAAAGGCTTCTGAGCAGTTAGAGTTCGAACGCGCAGCCGAAATTCGAGATCAATTGAAGTATATTGAAGAAACGGTTGAAAAGCAGAAAATCATTTCTAACGACAACACTCAACGCGATATCTTCAACTACTACGTTGATAAATCTTGGATTTCAATTCAGATTTTCTTCTTGCGTCAGGCTAAGCTACTTAGAAGAGAAACCAGAATGTTTCCTTTAACGGATACAACTGATCCAGAAGATGCATTTACTTCATTCATTGTGCAATTTTATTGGCAAAGAAACCGCGTTTTGCCAAAGGAAGTCTTAGTTCCTACTGGCCTTGATAACGATACTTTGGCGGAAGTATTAAAAGTTCCAGTTAGAACGCCGCAAAGAGGACAGAAAAAAGCGTTGCTTGATATGGCTAAAGATAATGCCAAGTTGAAATTAGATGATAAGTTTAGACTACTTGAATTAGGTAATCGTAAAACTAAGGGTGCGCAAAAAGAGATCTTTGATGCTCTAGGTTTGCCATATGGTCATATTATTGAAAGCTTTGACCACTCGCATATTCAAGGTGCAGATCCAGTTTCGGCCTTAGTTGTTTTTAAAGATGGTGAACCAGATAAAACTTCGTACCGAAAGTACAAATTAAAGGGTGAAGTTGAACACCAAAATGGCGGCGATGAAGTTCGTAACACCAGGGAAGTTGTTAGAAGACGATATGGTCGACTTTTACGTGAAAACAAAAAAATGCCTGATTTAATCCTGATGGATGGTGGTCAAATTCAAGTAGATGCTTGTGAAGACGTTTTGCGTAACGAATTAAACATAAATATTCCTGTTGCCGGGATGGTTAAAGATGATAAGCACAGAACAAACCACTTGTTATTCGGCGATCCGATCAATGGTATTCCGTTGAAACTGATCCCGCTTAATCCTAAGTCAGAAGGTTTTTACTTAATGACAAGAATTCAGGATGAAGTGCACCGCTTCGCCATTACTTTCCATAGAAGACGTCATGCCAAGAATGCTTTATCAAGCCGATTAGACTCGATTAAAGGCATTGGTCCTAAGAGTAGAAATAAGCTGCTCAGAAACTTTGGTTCATTAAAGAAGATTAAAGAGGCATCGGTTGATGAGCTTCGAGCTGCCGGACTTACTTTGACCCAAGCACAGACAATAAAATTGACGCTGTAA
- the coaBC gene encoding bifunctional phosphopantothenoylcysteine decarboxylase/phosphopantothenate--cysteine ligase CoaBC, which produces MAKVAVYMTGGIAMYKAVQVVRNLEKSGHEVRVVMTKNAERLVTSNTLAALTKYPVLDNLWKKENEASIPHVHLARWTDLALVVPATANFIAKMANGLADDAASTTILATSAPKLVVPAMNDQMWSNPATQRNLQFLKENQVQIMEPAVGMLAEGYAAKGRMPETEQISAWVENFLQQKEILKDKTIIVTAGGTEEAIDPVRFIGNRSSGKMGISIAQAAAEMGAKVKLIYGNVTVALPQDEKIELYHTASSEEMLTKVKHEFAKSDVLIMAAAVADWKMAKVADHKLKKQANQATLKLTLVKTKDILREVVKHKNPGQLVVGFAAETNDLLKNAEKKLHEKGADLIVANDVSQNVFGNDNDKVTILKQDGTIDEWPEMSKKVIAKKLLIYVNNFMHK; this is translated from the coding sequence ATGGCAAAAGTAGCAGTCTATATGACAGGCGGCATTGCTATGTATAAAGCCGTGCAAGTCGTGCGAAATCTTGAAAAAAGTGGTCATGAAGTACGGGTAGTAATGACTAAAAATGCGGAACGTCTGGTTACTTCTAACACATTGGCCGCATTGACTAAGTATCCAGTATTGGATAATCTATGGAAAAAAGAAAATGAAGCTAGCATACCGCATGTTCATTTGGCTCGCTGGACTGACTTAGCCTTAGTTGTTCCAGCAACGGCTAACTTTATTGCTAAAATGGCTAATGGTCTAGCTGATGATGCCGCTAGTACCACGATTCTGGCAACAAGCGCACCAAAATTGGTTGTGCCTGCAATGAATGATCAGATGTGGAGTAATCCTGCTACTCAACGCAATTTGCAATTTTTAAAAGAAAATCAAGTGCAGATTATGGAGCCAGCGGTGGGGATGCTGGCGGAAGGTTATGCTGCTAAAGGTAGAATGCCTGAGACAGAACAAATCTCTGCTTGGGTAGAAAACTTTTTGCAGCAAAAAGAAATCTTAAAAGATAAAACCATTATCGTCACCGCCGGAGGAACAGAAGAAGCAATTGATCCGGTTCGCTTTATTGGGAATCGTTCTAGTGGCAAAATGGGAATTTCTATTGCTCAAGCCGCTGCCGAGATGGGCGCAAAAGTAAAATTAATTTATGGGAATGTTACAGTTGCCTTGCCGCAAGATGAAAAGATTGAATTGTATCATACTGCAAGTAGCGAAGAAATGTTAACAAAAGTAAAGCATGAATTTGCCAAAAGTGATGTGTTAATTATGGCGGCTGCCGTAGCTGATTGGAAGATGGCTAAAGTGGCCGACCATAAATTGAAAAAGCAGGCAAATCAAGCTACTTTGAAATTAACTTTAGTTAAAACGAAAGACATTTTACGCGAAGTGGTCAAACATAAAAATCCAGGGCAATTAGTAGTTGGTTTTGCTGCTGAAACAAATGATTTGCTAAAGAATGCAGAAAAGAAGCTGCATGAAAAAGGAGCAGATCTGATCGTGGCTAACGACGTTTCGCAAAATGTCTTTGGCAATGATAATGATAAGGTGACTATCCTTAAGCAAGATGGCACGATCGATGAATGGCCTGAGATGAGTAAAAAAGTAATTGCTAAGAAATTATTGATATACGTGAATAACTTTATGCATAAATAA
- a CDS encoding DedA family protein, with translation MTNIVFDLINQFGYMAISFLIAVENIFPPIPSEVILSFAGFATHHSQMTVSLVIIAATIGATLGAIILYWIGTLLSEDRLEKVFNHKMFKTLGFKKGDVKKAIDWFDKYGTGAIFYGRCIPVIRSLISIPAGTAHVKLSKFLIYTTLGSLIWNIILVSLGSYMGENWQVIVNIFEEYSLIIAGFIIIALIYGSFKWYKTKIKAD, from the coding sequence ATGACTAATATAGTTTTTGATTTAATTAACCAATTTGGCTACATGGCCATCAGCTTTTTAATTGCGGTTGAAAATATCTTCCCGCCTATTCCTTCTGAAGTAATCCTTTCATTTGCAGGATTTGCGACGCATCACTCGCAAATGACCGTTTCCTTAGTGATAATCGCCGCCACAATCGGTGCCACTTTAGGAGCAATCATTCTCTATTGGATCGGAACTTTACTGAGTGAGGACCGTCTTGAAAAAGTGTTTAATCATAAAATGTTCAAGACGCTTGGTTTCAAAAAGGGTGATGTTAAAAAGGCAATTGACTGGTTTGATAAATATGGAACAGGCGCAATTTTCTATGGTCGTTGCATCCCCGTTATCAGAAGTTTAATCTCTATTCCAGCAGGTACCGCTCACGTTAAGCTTTCCAAGTTTTTAATTTACACTACTCTTGGTAGTTTGATCTGGAACATCATTTTAGTTTCATTAGGATCCTACATGGGTGAAAATTGGCAAGTCATCGTGAATATCTTTGAAGAATACTCACTGATCATTGCCGGTTTCATCATCATTGCCCTTATCTATGGCTCATTTAAATGGTACAAAACAAAAATAAAGGCTGATTAG
- a CDS encoding acyltransferase family protein, which yields MRRNRFITGYSGLRALAVIGVILYHLDSNSFMGGYLGVPIFFVLSGYLVTDHILNSYDRTGDYDNKHFYLSRIKKIYPQLISVLWLSAAYIFLFQHNLLAKLNQIVLANLLNVYNFWQIHNGQSYFERFAVNESPFTNLWTMSVDGQFYILWPIVIFLLVKLVKKKKNIFGILIGLSLASAIEMLVLYLMKADINRIYYGTDTRFFSLGLGAALAVIWPIEQLNPNVTKKDTRILDLVGLVSFILMLVMFFSKAINPQQAFAYCGGMLLFTLIVCVFAGVIAHPGSHWNRIMTNVIFDWIGSRSYGIYLYQFPIMIFFEDKFTNIGDHPVLYHVIEIILILLVSEITYRLIEKPMGKITWSKTKAYFARILDLETKDYVKKTQAVFAAFVLILGSIAIAVSPRAKAEDFNKTQLAQRIQKNTKKQKSDNAKLIKKLKKQKQKKEGKSKIIRQAEKDAKKHPVNKSYVKYGISQLDLQLAQKIQVTAIGDSVMAGSSDNLKKLMPKALVDAAVSRQLDVAFGLLDSYQKQGVLADNVLIGLGTNGPFSMDDLDRIMHQVGPKRKVFWINVHVPTRDWQKPVNDLLRQGAKRYHNLIIIDWYSYSKNHPDWFYGDHTHPNIEGSKYYSAFITKAIVKHSKF from the coding sequence ATGAGAAGAAATCGGTTTATTACAGGGTATTCTGGACTTAGAGCATTAGCGGTGATCGGAGTAATACTCTATCACCTTGATTCTAATTCGTTTATGGGAGGATATTTGGGTGTGCCGATTTTTTTCGTGCTCTCAGGTTACCTCGTCACGGATCATATACTTAATTCATATGACAGAACGGGAGATTACGATAATAAACACTTTTATTTAAGTAGAATAAAGAAGATTTATCCGCAGCTGATTTCGGTTTTATGGCTCAGTGCGGCGTATATTTTTCTGTTTCAACACAATCTTTTAGCTAAGCTGAATCAGATTGTCCTGGCTAACCTACTGAATGTCTACAATTTTTGGCAAATTCATAATGGTCAAAGCTACTTTGAACGTTTTGCGGTTAATGAATCGCCTTTTACTAACCTATGGACGATGTCAGTAGATGGGCAATTCTACATTTTGTGGCCGATTGTCATTTTCTTACTGGTAAAACTAGTAAAGAAAAAGAAGAATATTTTTGGGATTCTGATTGGACTTTCATTAGCATCTGCAATTGAAATGCTGGTTCTATATTTAATGAAAGCTGACATTAACCGTATCTATTATGGAACGGATACACGGTTCTTCTCATTAGGTTTAGGAGCCGCATTAGCAGTTATTTGGCCAATAGAGCAGCTGAATCCTAATGTGACCAAAAAGGATACACGAATACTTGATTTGGTTGGACTAGTTTCCTTTATTTTGATGCTGGTCATGTTCTTCTCAAAGGCAATTAATCCGCAACAGGCATTTGCTTATTGTGGTGGGATGCTTTTGTTTACTTTGATTGTCTGCGTGTTTGCCGGAGTAATTGCGCATCCAGGCAGTCACTGGAATAGAATTATGACTAATGTCATTTTTGATTGGATTGGTTCAAGAAGCTATGGGATTTATCTTTACCAATTCCCAATCATGATCTTTTTTGAAGATAAATTTACTAATATTGGTGATCATCCGGTACTGTACCATGTGATTGAAATCATCTTGATTTTGCTAGTAAGTGAAATTACTTACCGCTTAATTGAAAAGCCAATGGGCAAGATCACGTGGAGTAAAACCAAGGCCTACTTTGCTCGAATTTTGGATTTAGAGACTAAGGATTACGTCAAAAAGACGCAAGCAGTTTTTGCGGCATTTGTTTTGATTTTAGGTAGCATTGCTATTGCTGTTTCGCCTAGAGCAAAGGCGGAAGATTTTAATAAGACTCAACTTGCTCAAAGAATTCAAAAGAATACCAAAAAGCAAAAGAGCGACAATGCTAAGCTGATCAAGAAGTTAAAAAAGCAAAAGCAGAAAAAAGAAGGTAAGTCGAAAATCATTAGACAAGCGGAAAAAGATGCTAAAAAGCATCCAGTTAATAAATCATATGTTAAATATGGTATTTCGCAGCTTGATTTGCAGTTAGCACAAAAAATTCAAGTTACTGCAATCGGCGACTCTGTCATGGCCGGTTCAAGTGACAACTTAAAGAAATTAATGCCTAAGGCCTTAGTTGATGCGGCTGTTTCTAGACAATTAGATGTTGCATTTGGCCTACTTGACAGTTATCAAAAGCAGGGAGTTTTAGCCGATAACGTATTGATTGGTTTAGGCACAAATGGACCATTCTCGATGGATGACTTAGATCGAATCATGCATCAAGTTGGGCCTAAGAGAAAAGTTTTCTGGATTAATGTTCATGTACCAACTAGAGATTGGCAAAAACCGGTGAATGATTTGCTAAGACAAGGTGCAAAACGGTATCATAATCTTATAATAATTGATTGGTATTCATATTCGAAGAATCATCCAGATTGGTTTTATGGTGATCACACGCACCCTAATATAGAAGGATCGAAATATTATAGTGCATTTATTACCAAAGCAATTGTTAAACATTCAAAATTTTAA
- the obgE gene encoding GTPase ObgE, translating to MPTFVDQTKIEVQAGKGGDGMVAFRHEKYVPNGGPAGGDGGRGGSIIFVADSGLRTLMDFRYRRKFKADNGENGRIKSQYGRAAKDLYLKVPVGTTVYDFNTGELIGDLVEKGQELVVAHGGRGGRGNIHFATSVNTAPEIAENGEPGEDRVLRLELKLLADVGLVGFPSVGKSMLLSVTTKAKPKIAAYQFTTLTPNLGMVILPDGRDFSMADLPGLIEGASQGVGLGIQFLRHVERTKVILHLVSMDPNNGREAIDDYHTIRKELQNYETDLSKKRELIVASQMDIPGAEDKLKEFKEALQKEGNDEPVYEISSVTHQGISKLMSDTANLVAEVEEERAQEEPKTVEKTKEYKYKAPQKNEFTVERVGEHEFVVKGEQLQRLVQMTNLDHQDGIMRLARRLKRLGVDDALREKGAVNGDDVAIGKFVFEFVQ from the coding sequence ATGCCAACATTTGTTGATCAGACTAAAATTGAAGTACAAGCTGGAAAAGGCGGCGATGGCATGGTGGCTTTCCGCCACGAAAAGTACGTTCCAAATGGCGGACCAGCTGGCGGCGACGGTGGTCGCGGCGGCAGCATTATCTTTGTTGCTGACAGCGGTTTGCGTACATTGATGGATTTTCGCTACCGTCGTAAATTTAAGGCGGACAATGGCGAAAATGGTCGCATCAAGTCCCAATATGGTAGAGCTGCTAAAGACCTTTATTTAAAGGTGCCTGTTGGGACAACAGTTTATGATTTTAATACCGGTGAATTAATCGGTGATTTAGTAGAAAAAGGACAAGAATTAGTTGTAGCTCACGGTGGCCGTGGCGGTCGTGGTAATATTCACTTCGCTACTAGTGTTAATACGGCACCTGAAATTGCCGAAAACGGTGAACCAGGTGAAGACCGCGTTTTACGCCTAGAACTTAAGTTACTAGCTGATGTAGGTTTAGTTGGTTTCCCATCAGTTGGTAAATCTATGCTTTTGTCAGTAACAACTAAAGCTAAGCCAAAGATTGCAGCTTACCAATTTACTACTTTGACTCCAAACTTAGGGATGGTAATTTTACCTGATGGTCGTGACTTCTCTATGGCTGACTTGCCTGGCTTAATTGAAGGTGCTAGCCAAGGTGTGGGTTTAGGTATCCAATTTTTGCGCCACGTTGAAAGAACTAAAGTAATTTTGCACTTAGTATCAATGGATCCTAATAATGGTCGCGAAGCAATTGACGACTATCACACCATCAGAAAGGAATTGCAAAATTATGAAACTGATTTGTCTAAGAAGCGTGAATTAATTGTTGCTTCACAAATGGATATTCCAGGTGCAGAAGACAAACTCAAGGAATTTAAGGAAGCTTTGCAAAAAGAAGGTAATGACGAACCAGTTTATGAAATTTCTAGTGTAACGCACCAAGGCATATCCAAGTTGATGAGCGACACTGCTAACTTGGTTGCCGAAGTCGAAGAAGAACGTGCACAAGAAGAACCTAAGACTGTTGAAAAGACTAAGGAATACAAGTACAAGGCACCACAAAAGAACGAATTTACCGTTGAAAGAGTTGGCGAGCATGAATTCGTTGTTAAGGGTGAGCAATTGCAGAGATTGGTACAAATGACCAATTTGGATCACCAAGATGGTATCATGCGTTTGGCTAGAAGACTTAAGCGTTTAGGCGTAGATGATGCCTTGCGTGAAAAGGGTGCGGTTAACGGAGACGATGTTGCAATCGGCAAGTTTGTCTTTGAATTTGTACAATAA
- a CDS encoding aminotransferase class I/II-fold pyridoxal phosphate-dependent enzyme, translating to MPNLSSDLKSIINTNLSNLSASKIRAFDQKVSGIPGIIKLTIGEPDLATPDHIKKAAIRDINDDDSHYAPQAGKPQLLKAISCYLDRSIGVHYDPKDEICVTVGATGALNDVFMTLLNPGDKIIVPTPVWALYFQLIKMTGATPIQLDTKKDGFILTPEHLRHVLNGRGKGAKAIILTDPSNPTGRVYAKETLQQLAEVIKEYKIYSITDEIYAELVYGNAEHHSLSEYIPDRNILISGLSKAYAMTGWRLGYIAASKQIMQSIQKVNAFLVTSVTDNVQMAAVEALNNGQSDPAEARAIYEKRLQFMQIGLEKLGFEMATPQGAFYIFAKIPEKYGIDDEQFAFELAQKAKVGVTPGRYFGKGGEGYVRLSYASSTEQLYESLKRITDFVNDL from the coding sequence ATGCCAAATTTATCTAGTGATTTAAAATCAATTATCAATACTAACCTTAGTAACTTATCCGCTTCAAAAATTCGTGCATTTGATCAAAAAGTTTCAGGCATCCCTGGCATTATCAAGTTAACTATTGGTGAGCCTGATCTTGCTACACCAGATCATATTAAAAAGGCTGCCATTCGCGACATTAACGATGATGACTCACACTACGCACCACAAGCTGGTAAACCTCAACTACTTAAAGCAATCAGCTGCTACCTTGACCGTTCCATCGGTGTTCATTATGATCCCAAAGATGAAATCTGCGTCACTGTTGGTGCAACCGGTGCTTTAAACGACGTCTTTATGACTTTGCTTAATCCTGGGGACAAGATTATCGTTCCTACTCCAGTTTGGGCACTATACTTCCAGTTGATCAAGATGACTGGTGCTACCCCTATTCAACTTGATACCAAAAAAGACGGTTTCATTTTAACGCCTGAACATTTGCGTCACGTTTTAAACGGTCGCGGCAAGGGAGCAAAGGCAATCATCTTGACCGACCCATCCAACCCGACCGGCCGTGTTTATGCTAAAGAAACTTTGCAACAACTAGCCGAAGTAATTAAAGAATACAAAATCTATTCAATTACTGATGAGATCTACGCTGAACTCGTTTATGGCAATGCGGAACATCATTCATTGTCCGAATATATTCCAGATCGCAATATTTTAATTTCTGGTTTATCTAAAGCATACGCAATGACTGGTTGGCGTTTAGGTTACATCGCTGCTTCTAAGCAAATCATGCAGAGCATTCAAAAAGTTAATGCCTTTTTAGTAACCTCTGTTACTGACAATGTGCAAATGGCTGCCGTTGAGGCATTGAACAATGGTCAAAGTGATCCTGCTGAAGCAAGAGCAATCTATGAAAAGCGGTTGCAATTTATGCAAATCGGCTTGGAAAAGCTTGGTTTTGAAATGGCTACGCCACAAGGTGCCTTTTATATCTTTGCCAAAATTCCTGAAAAATATGGCATCGATGATGAACAATTTGCTTTTGAATTGGCACAAAAGGCTAAAGTTGGTGTAACTCCTGGTCGTTATTTTGGTAAAGGTGGCGAAGGC
- the yidA gene encoding sugar-phosphatase, whose translation MKKIDLVAIDIDGTLVNSKKEITPAVKKAVLDAKNQGKQIVICTGRPLSGAQRYLDELGLNNQDNQYVVSFNGAVVESTSGQVIFKQGLRYEDYVDLEAIARKLNLHFHSVSLDRIYTSNRDLGHYTIYNSRVVKLEVSYRTPEEMKQIPIIKCMYIDDPDYLDSKITSPLFEQMKDRVVFSKTEPFYFEATAAGVDKGTGLKRLCDYLKVKPENVMALGDQANDMPMLKYAGLGVAMGNAVDYTKKHADEITADCDHDGVAVAINKIL comes from the coding sequence ATGAAAAAGATAGATTTAGTCGCCATTGATATTGATGGTACTTTAGTAAACTCTAAAAAAGAAATTACCCCTGCCGTGAAAAAGGCAGTGTTAGATGCCAAAAATCAAGGTAAACAAATAGTGATCTGCACAGGAAGACCATTATCTGGTGCACAACGCTATTTGGATGAATTAGGTTTAAACAATCAAGATAACCAATATGTAGTCAGCTTTAATGGCGCAGTAGTTGAATCAACCAGTGGCCAAGTAATTTTTAAACAAGGGCTAAGATATGAAGACTATGTTGATCTAGAAGCAATTGCACGCAAATTGAATCTGCATTTTCATAGCGTTAGTTTAGATCGAATTTACACCTCTAATCGTGATTTAGGACACTACACGATTTATAACTCGCGGGTGGTTAAACTGGAAGTCTCATATCGTACACCAGAAGAAATGAAGCAAATACCGATTATCAAATGCATGTACATTGATGATCCAGATTATTTGGATAGTAAAATTACCAGTCCGCTTTTTGAGCAAATGAAAGATCGCGTCGTTTTCTCCAAAACTGAACCATTTTATTTTGAAGCAACGGCAGCCGGCGTTGATAAAGGAACTGGTCTTAAGCGCCTGTGTGATTACCTTAAGGTTAAACCAGAAAACGTGATGGCTTTGGGTGATCAAGCAAATGATATGCCAATGTTAAAATATGCTGGTTTAGGTGTGGCGATGGGCAACGCAGTGGACTATACTAAAAAGCATGCAGATGAAATTACTGCAGATTGTGATCATGACGGAGTGGCAGTCGCAATTAACAAAATTTTATAA
- a CDS encoding APC family permease, producing the protein MKFYIFRKQSIQNYLGKDIKFSKTMNALDLMSLGVGAVIGTGIFILPGTVAATAAGPGVSLSFMVAAIVCAFAGMCYAEFASAIPVAGSAYSYGNIVYGEFTGWIIGWALILEYMLSVATVAAGWSSYFSSFISPFGLKIPKAVSGPMNLSHGVYFDLVSVLIILIISILLSRGMKNSIKINVVAVFIKIAIILIFIFVGMQFIKPSNYHPFLPYHASGVIKGATTVFFAFLGFDVVSSSAAEVKNPKKNMPLGIIGTLAIAAVLYFGVSIVLTGMVKYTKLNVANPVAFALQYVHQDWVAELLSFGAMLGMATMMLTMIYSSSRLIYAMARDCLLPATFSKLDKKHHSPQNALVTVTIIIALGAAFFSVDKLANLVNFGTLFAFTLVSFGILKLRKRTDIVNDGFKVPGYPYLPIISGLICIFMICHLSSEVYLMAAIWLILGTVIYFVYGYRHSQLEHE; encoded by the coding sequence ATGAAATTTTACATATTTAGGAAACAAAGCATTCAAAACTACTTAGGAAAAGATATCAAGTTTTCCAAAACAATGAATGCCCTCGACCTAATGTCACTTGGGGTTGGTGCAGTTATCGGGACTGGGATCTTTATTCTGCCTGGTACGGTAGCTGCTACAGCTGCTGGGCCTGGAGTTAGTTTGTCATTCATGGTCGCAGCAATCGTGTGCGCCTTTGCCGGAATGTGTTATGCCGAGTTTGCTTCCGCAATTCCAGTTGCTGGTAGTGCTTATTCATACGGTAACATCGTTTACGGCGAGTTCACCGGTTGGATCATTGGTTGGGCCTTAATCTTGGAATACATGCTATCTGTGGCTACCGTTGCCGCAGGTTGGTCATCATACTTTAGTTCATTTATTAGTCCGTTTGGCTTAAAAATTCCTAAGGCCGTTTCAGGGCCAATGAATTTGTCACATGGCGTTTACTTTGACCTTGTTTCCGTTTTAATAATTTTGATTATTAGTATCCTGCTGTCACGTGGAATGAAAAATTCCATCAAGATTAACGTTGTTGCGGTTTTCATTAAGATTGCGATTATTTTGATCTTCATCTTTGTAGGGATGCAATTTATTAAGCCAAGCAATTATCACCCATTCTTGCCATACCACGCTTCTGGTGTGATTAAAGGTGCAACTACCGTTTTCTTTGCTTTCTTAGGCTTTGACGTTGTTTCTTCATCAGCTGCCGAAGTTAAGAATCCTAAGAAGAATATGCCACTAGGCATTATTGGTACTCTAGCAATTGCGGCTGTCCTTTACTTTGGCGTTTCCATTGTCTTGACAGGAATGGTTAAATACACCAAGTTAAACGTAGCTAATCCGGTTGCTTTTGCCTTACAATATGTCCACCAAGACTGGGTAGCCGAATTATTATCATTTGGTGCCATGCTAGGAATGGCAACCATGATGCTCACGATGATCTATTCAAGTTCGCGTTTAATTTACGCCATGGCTAGAGATTGTCTTTTACCAGCAACTTTCAGTAAGCTTGATAAAAAGCACCATTCTCCTCAAAATGCCTTAGTTACAGTAACAATTATTATTGCCTTGGGTGCGGCATTCTTCTCAGTAGATAAATTAGCCAACTTGGTTAACTTTGGCACATTATTTGCCTTCACCTTAGTATCATTTGGTATTTTAAAATTAAGAAAGAGAACAGATATCGTTAACGACGGTTTCAAGGTTCCTGGTTATCCATACCTGCCAATCATTTCTGGCTTAATCTGTATCTTTATGATTTGTCACTTAAGCTCAGAAGTTTACTTAATGGCTGCAATTTGGTTAATCCTTGGGACAGTTATCTACTTCGTTTATGGTTATCGTCACAGTCAACTAGAACATGAATAA